DNA sequence from the Paenibacillus azoreducens genome:
CCATATTCCTGGGTGGTTCACAAGGTTTAGCACGGAATTCAGCAAGTGTATAACAAAAAAACTCTCAATCCGCACACTACTTGCGTAGTAAGGGACGAGAGTTGTTCGTGGTACCACCCTAATTTACCGCCGATTTGGAGCCGGCAGCCTCAGAGGCCCGATAAGGACCTGATTTGATAACGGAAATGACCCGGCTGTACCTACTTCAATGTTCGATACAGCTTCTCTGGAACGCTAAGGCGGCTTGTTTGTCACCGGTTTGCACCACCCACCGGCTCTCTGCAGACTTCCAAGGACCTTCTTTCCTTCATCGGCTTTAACTCGTTAATTTTTTCATAATGTATCACGTGCTTGAGGTCGCTGTCAATAGGAAACCTTCACTTCTTGAATCCATCGTACCAAATCTGCTATGATTTTTAGTATAGTTGTTGACGTTTTTCGCCAAATCATTTTACAAATTTTGACGCAATCAGGTTTCATCGAAGAAAGGGATTTGCGGCAGCAATTCCTTTTGGCCGTATTGCTCTTTCAGCTGGCAGAAAATTTGCGGGCGGATTGCATCCGTCTTCTGCAGATGTTTGACGGTCGCTTGAAGCGAATCAAGCTTGTACTGCTTTGCTTTTCCAGAAGCCAGCCAATAATCAACTACTGCGGTTATATCCTGCGGATCCGCCGCACTGAAGTATGAACTGTTCAGCAGAACGGCCGATACGGCTTCGTTTTTGACCATGAGCGGCAATTTTTTCCATTCATCTAATTTAAGGATGGAAGGCAAGGAATATTGGCCAGGGATGGAAGGACTCACCTTCGTTCCCCATTTTAGCATGGATGCATAATATTGTTTTTGAGCCATGAGACCATATTTGACGGCATTTTGATAAAATGGATCCTGCGTGAACCGGACGGCGGTCATTTTGGCATCAGTACTGTTCTCGGCGGCCTGACTCGCAGCTGTCCCGAATAAATGAAGGCTTTTTAGCGTATTGTTTTGCGACTGCTGAAGCAGCGGCGATGAATCGAATACCGAAGCTTGAAGTACTTCGTTGTATGAATCATTAGCCAGCTTGGCGAGCTGCTTGAAATCTTTTGCAGACAGGATTTGGTTATCCGTCCCGCTCAGCCATTCTTGCTTGAATTCCCGATAAGGCAAAAATACGGTATGATAGAAGGTAACGACATCCTGCTGCTGGTACGAATCAGTAAAGTCAGGGGAAAGGGAAGACAATTTGAGCTGATTGTATTTTTCCTCTGTCCGATTGGCGCCGATATGAACCCCGGATAGAAACGCGGCGGCGGATATGAGCAGCGCCAGGATGAACAAAAGGCTGAAGTAGAGTTCGAAACGGGAGGGACTGTTTTTCATTTTCTCTTGCACTCCTTTAAATGGTGATGATCTTTGTACCGTTAATAACTACAGACAGGCAGGCTTAACATGAAAAAATTTAAATTCCGTGTGCCCAAATTGAAACAGGCCACGCCGGATCAGCTGACAGACCGTCTGCTCTTGATCAATCTTTACCTGACACAAGGTCTTACCTTCATTATCGGATTGATATGGATATTATTTCAGAAAAGAAACCCTCTTGAACTATTCATTGCGCATAAAGGTGACTATTTTGTGGCATGGGGGCTTGGACTGGCCGGCGTGATGTTTTTAATTGATTTCGTGGTCTCGCGTTTAACGCCTGAGGAAGTCATGGACGACGGCGGAATCAACAACATGCTGTTTCAAAATCGCCCCGTCTGGCATATCGTACTCATCGCCGCTGTTGTTGCGGTCTGTGAGGAACTTTTGTTCCGCGGCGCCATTCAGCACGCTTTCGGTGCCTATTGGACCAGCATTTTGTTCGCGGTTATTCACGTCCGGTATTTAAAGCATTGGATTCCAACGGGTTGGGTGTTTCTCAGCAGTTATGGGCTTGGATATATTTATATCCACTCCGGGACGCTGCTTGCCCCGATCGTATGCCATTTTGCGATAGATTGTATATCCGGGTTAGTGATTCGATTTCGGAGGGAATCATGAGTACAGAATTAAGCAGAGTAGAAACCTACAGTAAAAAACGAAAAAAAAACTATGAAAAAAAGCCCCCCTTGTCCGCTCCAGAAGGACAACCGGCTCGCACAAGCAAACCGAAACGGGAGCGCATCAAACCATCGGCTTCATTAAGCAGGGTGAGAGCGAAGGGGAGAAGAAACGACAGCATACAGACTGCTGAGGATGAACAGCCGCAAAAGAAAGTTTCGTCTGCTTCGGGAATGTCA
Encoded proteins:
- a CDS encoding CPBP family intramembrane glutamic endopeptidase is translated as MKKFKFRVPKLKQATPDQLTDRLLLINLYLTQGLTFIIGLIWILFQKRNPLELFIAHKGDYFVAWGLGLAGVMFLIDFVVSRLTPEEVMDDGGINNMLFQNRPVWHIVLIAAVVAVCEELLFRGAIQHAFGAYWTSILFAVIHVRYLKHWIPTGWVFLSSYGLGYIYIHSGTLLAPIVCHFAIDCISGLVIRFRRES